The Candidatus Omnitrophota bacterium DNA window ATCGCGTTTATCGATCGAGAATGCTTAATAAAGGTTCGACTTTATCCGTAGGTTTATATTCGTGGACTTTGCTCATAAGGCCCGACATGGCGATGTTGTAGGAGACCTTGGCGGAGACCAGATCGGAACGGTTGCGGGCGAGGTTGTTTTGAAAGTCCTGCATTTCCAGGAAGGTGCTTTCGCCGAAGTTCGTATATTTGAAAAGAGCGTTATCGAACGTACGGGCGGCTTGATCGACATTCTTGATGAGAATATCGATGCGTTGTCTTTCCAGCAGCAAATCGCGCAAATCGGCGTACGTATCTTGGACAAGGCTTCTTTCCGTATTCCATAAATTGATTTTTTGTTGTTCCAAATCGTGTTGCAGGGCGCGGACGCGGGCTTTGGTGGCTCCGCCGTCTCCAAAATTCCAATTGAAGATCAAACCGGCGCCGAATTCCTGATTGCCTTCGTCGTCGCGGTTGAAGAAATTGGTCAATGTAAAATTCGGCTGCTGGCCGAGACGCGCAATGCGAAGCGAATTTTCCGCTTTGCGGATGGACAAGCGGATGTTTTCCAACTCCAGGTTTGTCGATGTAACCATTTCCACGTACTTATCGGCGCTGATGGGAAGAGGGTTGACCAAAAGTTCGTCGGGCAATATCAATTGGGTATCGACGGGCATCCCCAGGAGGATGTTGAATCGTTCGATGGAAGTGCGCAAGCGGCCAACGGTGCTGATGAGCGTGGCTTCCTGATTCAGAACGTCTACTTGGGCTTTTCCGTAATCCAGTTCGGAAACTTGTTCGTTGTCCAGTTTGACTTTGCTGATGAATTCAAGCATCCGCGCTTGCAACAGGCGCTCTTTTTGGATATCGACGTTCAATTCCAGGCTTTTGATGCTCCAATAGCTGTTAATGACTTGATCCGTCGTGGACTTTTTCCTCATATAGAGAGAATAATCCGACTGGATGGTCGAAAGTTTGGCGTTTTCGATATCCGTACGAATTTGCTCGCGGGGTTTGGAG harbors:
- a CDS encoding TolC family protein; protein product: MSLSARIRTLFLFLAVMASLPSWSQNSASQAPANENASLAAPQHVRDITSTFTLPEEEFRPKGSELKLSLNEAIDIALELNPQVRSSEHGLESSLANLDYTESAYRDTFDLNASNTPIIRETFRHTANKRGYMSNENNTLFRIGPEYARTFRNGSNVRVNPEIQYQNDSDAPFNGDHADDYYAINLSLNIPINSKPREQIRTDIENAKLSTIQSDYSLYMRKKSTTDQVINSYWSIKSLELNVDIQKERLLQARMLEFISKVKLDNEQVSELDYGKAQVDVLNQEATLISTVGRLRTSIERFNILLGMPVDTQLILPDELLVNPLPISADKYVEMVTSTNLELENIRLSIRKAENSLRIARLGQQPNFTLTNFFNRDDEGNQEFGAGLIFNWNFGDGGATKARVRALQHDLEQQKINLWNTERSLVQDTYADLRDLLLERQRIDILIKNVDQAARTFDNALFKYTNFGESTFLEMQDFQNNLARNRSDLVSAKVSYNIAMSGLMSKVHEYKPTDKVEPLLSILDR